ACAGGGACTGGTGATGTCAAGTATCACTTGGGAACCTCTTATGATCGACCCACGAGAGGCGGGAACAGAATTCATTTATCTTTGCTTGCTAATCCAAGTCACTTGGAAGCTGTGGACCCTGTTGTTGTTGGGAAAACTAGAGCAAAGCAGTATTGTTCGAGTGATGCAGACCGGACGAAGAATATGGCTGTGTTGATTCATGGAGATGGTAGCTTTGCTGGACAAGGTGTTGTCTTCGAGACTCTGCATCTAAGTGCTCTTCCTAATTACACCACTGGTGGGACTATACACATTGTGGTGAACAACCAAGTTGCCTTCACAACTGATCCAATGTCTGGAAGATCTTCACAGTATTGTACTGATGTTGCCAAAGCATTGAGTGCTCCTATTTTCCATGTAAATGCTGATGACATGGAGGCAGTCGTTCATGTCTGTGAGCTTGCAGCTGAATGGCGCCAGACTTTCCATTctgatgttgttgttgatttgGTGTGCTATCGTCGATTTGGGCATAATGAGCTGGATGAGCCATCTTTCACGCAGCCCAAAATGTACAAGGTTAGATCATCTTACCTTTTCACTAAAAACTTGATATTCTTACctgattgaagaaaaaaaattggtatttTTCTCATGATAAAATCTCAGTCTCACTTAAATGTGTCATggtattttatattgaaagTTTAAGTGCATCTATTGAGATGTGCAAAGCTGAGTCCTGAATCTTTTACTTACTGGGGGATTACAGGTTATCCGGAATCATCCCTCAGCTCTAACAATCTACCAGAACAAACTTCTAGAATCTGGACAAGTGACCAAAGAAGACATTGAAAGGATACAGAACAAGGTTAATTCAATTCTCAATGAAGAATTCTTGGCTAGCAAGGATCATGTTCCTCAAAAAAGGGACTGGCTTTCATCTCATTGGTCTGGATTTAAGTCACCTGAACAGATTTCCCGTATCCTGAATACTGGGTATAACACTGTTTTTCTATCAGTTTCACCTGTTCTTCCCAATATCCGATTTTActttattgtattttaatgaattttataTCCCGTACAGGGTAAAACCAGAGATTTTGAAGAGTGTTGGCAGAGCAGTCACAGCCCTCCCGGAAACTTTTAAGCCTCACAGAGCAGTAAAGAAGAATTATGAACAACGCGCACAAATGATTGAGACCGGTGAAGGAATTGATTGGGCAGTTGCTGAAGCACTTGCATTTGCTACACTACTAGTAGAAGGTAACCATGTTCGATTGAGCGGTCAGGATGTTGAAAGAGGCACATTTTCTCATCGGCATTCTGTACTTCACGACCAGGAAACTGGGGAAAAGTATTGCCCTCTTGACCATATTATGGAAAACCAAGATGAGGAAATGTTTACAGTTAGCAACAGGTAATGAGCGATTACTTTTTATAGTGTTCCCTTTCGTAAGGTTGTAGGACTGCCAGACACCACCATATGCTAAATTGGTGTTTTCGTTTTTAATTTGCCTTGTACAGAAGCTAATTGTGTTTGTATGTACAGCTCACTGTCTGAGTTTGGTGTTCTTGGATTTGAATTGGGCTACTCGATGGAGAGTCCAAATGCATTGGTAATCTGGGAAGCTCAATTTGGTGATTTTGCCAATGGAGCTCAAGTTATATTTGATCAGTTTTTGAGTAGTGGGGAGTCCAAATGGCTTCGTCAAACTGGGCTTGTTTTGCTGCTTCCTCATGGTTACCTTGGCCAGGGCCCTGAACATTCTAGTGCACGACTGGAGCGATTTCTTCAGGTTTCTTTTGTCAAATATGGTTAATCCCACCTCCCTCTTTCCTTCCTCtccttccctttttttccaGTTTAGACAACAGTAGTAGTCTCTGGCATGGATCCCcgtcttaaataattttattacaGATGAGTGATGACAATCCTGTTGCCATACCTGAGATGGATCCCACACATCGGAAGCAAATTCAGGAATGCAATTGGCAGGTTGTTAATGTGACAACTCCTGCCAACTACTTCCATGTTCTGCGTCGTCAGGTGACTTAAAAGCTATTTCATTTATCAGCATTTTCCAGTATCTTGTAAAGTTTATGCAGATTCTAATGTTCTTGTCTCGTTTCTCAGTTGCACAGGGAATTCCGTAAGCCTCTTATTGTGATGGCTCCTAAAAACCTGCTACGGCACAAGGAGTGCAAATCAAATTTATCCGAATTTGATGATGTGCAAGGCCACCCAGGTTTTGACAAGCAGGGGACCAGATTTAAGCGCCTCATCAAGGACCAGAATGACCACTCTGATCTAGAGGAGGGTATTAGACGTCTAGTTCTTTGCTCTGGGAAGGTACTATATTCAAGGAACAAATTATGACttatataattttatcttAGCCAAGAAACAAATAGTTAATTCTATCGCGTGCGCTGTATTTCGGGTTTCCCTTGCTTGCATGCAGCTTTATTATGAGCTTGACGAAGAGCGAAGAAATGTTGAAGCAAAGGATGTAGCAATTTGTAGAGTGGAACAGCTTTGCCCCTTCCCATATGACCTTATCCAGCGAGAGCTGAAGCGATATCCAAGTATGTACCTCGAACTTTCCATTCGAAAAGATCACATTGTACTAGCTGTGAAATCAAATCAGGCGATAAATTTTGCTGACACCATGAGGTTGACATTTCCTAATTTGATTCCTTCAGATGCTGAGATAGTTTGGTGCCAGGAAGAGCCAATGAACATGGGTGCATACAGTTATATTGCACCCCGCCTTTGCGCCGCCATGAAGTCTCTCAGCAGAGGAACGATCGACGACATCAAATATGTTGGCCGTGCTCCATCAGCTTCCACAGCCACTGGTTTCCCTCAGGTTCATGAGAAGGAACAAAGCGAGATTTTGCACAACGCTGTGCAGCCGGAGCCAATTGAGTATCACATAATCTGAAGCCCGTGCTTATCTATCCAAAACCAAACAATGACGTGTTTATAGATCCTTACATAATACTATATCTGAAGTTTCCTATCCTGATTTTCTGTTGATCCAAATGGTGATTTTTCACCATGGTATTCCAAGCAAGCCGAACGGCGTCTCAAACagtcagatttttttttttttttacttctctCATGTGATGATGCACAAGTGTTTTTGAGATTAATGTCAAGATGCTTTTTCATTAAATAACACAAGATGCTTTATCTTCACAGTATTTTACCTTCCTGTATTAAATCTTTGCTTGTCTTGATGTGG
Above is a window of Prunus persica cultivar Lovell chromosome G2, Prunus_persica_NCBIv2, whole genome shotgun sequence DNA encoding:
- the LOC18784973 gene encoding 2-oxoglutarate dehydrogenase, mitochondrial; this translates as MTWFRAGSRVAKLAIRRTLSNSGSYAGRRRLLPSQNRHFHTTLCKSKAPVPCPVSLSRITDSFLDGTSSVYLEGLQRAWEADPNSVDESWDNFFRNFVGHHASTSPGVSGQTIQESMRLLLLVKAYQVNGHMKAKLDPLGLEERAIPDDLDPGLYGFSEADLDREFFLGVWRMAGFLAENRPVQTLRSILTRLEQAYCGTIGYEYMHIADRNRCNWLRDKIETPTPMQYNRQRREVILDRLIWSTQFENFLATKWTAAKRFGLEGGETLIPGMKEMFDRAADLGVESIVIGMSHRGRLNVLGNVVRKPMRQIFSEFSGGTKPVEEVGGLYTGTGDVKYHLGTSYDRPTRGGNRIHLSLLANPSHLEAVDPVVVGKTRAKQYCSSDADRTKNMAVLIHGDGSFAGQGVVFETLHLSALPNYTTGGTIHIVVNNQVAFTTDPMSGRSSQYCTDVAKALSAPIFHVNADDMEAVVHVCELAAEWRQTFHSDVVVDLVCYRRFGHNELDEPSFTQPKMYKVIRNHPSALTIYQNKLLESGQVTKEDIERIQNKVNSILNEEFLASKDHVPQKRDWLSSHWSGFKSPEQISRILNTGVKPEILKSVGRAVTALPETFKPHRAVKKNYEQRAQMIETGEGIDWAVAEALAFATLLVEGNHVRLSGQDVERGTFSHRHSVLHDQETGEKYCPLDHIMENQDEEMFTVSNSSLSEFGVLGFELGYSMESPNALVIWEAQFGDFANGAQVIFDQFLSSGESKWLRQTGLVLLLPHGYLGQGPEHSSARLERFLQMSDDNPVAIPEMDPTHRKQIQECNWQVVNVTTPANYFHVLRRQLHREFRKPLIVMAPKNLLRHKECKSNLSEFDDVQGHPGFDKQGTRFKRLIKDQNDHSDLEEGIRRLVLCSGKLYYELDEERRNVEAKDVAICRVEQLCPFPYDLIQRELKRYPNAEIVWCQEEPMNMGAYSYIAPRLCAAMKSLSRGTIDDIKYVGRAPSASTATGFPQVHEKEQSEILHNAVQPEPIEYHII